Within Dictyostelium discoideum AX4 chromosome 4 chromosome, whole genome shotgun sequence, the genomic segment tcaaatattcaattacaaACAATTGCAAAAgaaattgttaaaaattttaataaataaaataaaaaattaaacaaaataaataatatttaaaaaaaaaaaaagtaagaaaaaaaaaataaaaaatcaaatttatttttaaattaattttataaatttgattttaaaataattatatctttgtttaaatttaaaagatatggATATAATAATGTTGgcataaaatcaattaattgatttgaagttaaaaattgaattattaatcttttaattgtttcatgttgattatttgtaaatttaatatcatcttgttgttgttgttgttttaaagatttttcaatatcatttaaatttattaaaattgttgaaatatttaaaagtttattattatcttctttAATTGCAACACCAAATTTTAACCATTTCCAAAGTAAAACACGATTAATTTCAGAGGTAGCTAAATCTTCAATTACGCCATTAATAGATGATGCacctttttctttaaaaatccaatttccaatgtaaatatataaaactgTTAAATAAGATTTAACATCTTGAATTGATACAGAAGCGATTGGATAATTatgattgaatttattttccAATGTTAAACCTTTAcaagttttaattaaatttgaaaaatattgatCACATTGAATAggtgaaaatttaaataaacgaTTTGAAGATAAATGATTTGtattatcattaccaatCACCTCTTTAAAAGCATTTCTACAAGCGGATACAGCAGATTTATGAGCTATTAATGCACCATCGAACCCCATTTTagcttcttctttttttccaTTGAAAATAGAGAGTAGCTCTTTATCTGATAGGGTTTGACCAACATTGGTTGGATAATGAGGTGCCATACCACCAGTAGCTAAACAACCTCTTTTGTGTgaaatatttgataaaaGATTATAATAAGATACTAAAAACTCTTGATTAAATGATAACATTGATTTTGAAGGAATATTATAGTTTGGTAATTGACTAAACTTTTTAATGTAAGAAAAGATGTAATCCCATCTACCAGTATTTAAAGCGATACAATGGTCAcgtaaataatatataatctCTTCCATTTCAAAGGAAGCTAAAATATTCTCAATCAATACGATTGCTTTAATTGTGAATGGTGGTATTGATAATAACTGTTCACATCGCTTCAAGAGTGAATCCCACCATTGTGCTTCACGATAATTTTCAATCTTTGGTATGTAAAGGAATGGTCCACGATTCATCTCTATTAGCTTTGCTGCATTATTGAATAGAAATACACCCAAATCAAATATCGTACCTGAAATTGGGACACCATCAACACAATGATTAATTTCATCTAAATTCATCGAACGAGGTCTAACCAATAATAATGCTTTATTGGATTGATTCAATCTATTATCATTTACAATCTTGTTAATGTTTGATTGTgcctttaaattatttgaatgagATGGTGAATAACCGTCATCGAAATCAACTTGAACACCATTACTACCACTTTCAACACATTCAACCATGCTTTGATAATTGGTAACATCTAAACAAACTATATCAACACTTCTATCTTGAAGAATCTTTGGAATCTCTCTAATCTTCCATGTTGAATCATTACGAATTTCAAATGTTTCAATTGGTTTCTTTAAACATTTACCAAGACTTTGAGTTAT encodes:
- the masB gene encoding malate synthase, which codes for MEKINEFLKVLHLEFEGKRQELLKERILIQSNITQSLGKCLKKPIETFEIRNDSTWKIREIPKILQDRSVDIVCLDVTNYQSMVECVESGSNGVQVDFDDGYSPSHSNNLKAQSNINKIVNDNRLNQSNKALLLVRPRSMNLDEINHCVDGVPISGTIFDLGVFLFNNAAKLIEMNRGPFLYIPKIENYREAQWWDSLLKRCEQLLSIPPFTIKAIVLIENILASFEMEEIIYYLRDHCIALNTGRWDYIFSYIKKFSQLPNYNIPSKSMLSFNQEFLVSYYNLLSNISHKRGCLATGGMAPHYPTNVGQTLSDKELLSIFNGKKEEAKMGFDGALIAHKSAVSACRNAFKEVIGNDNTNHLSSNRLFKFSPIQCDQYFSNLIKTCKGLTLENKFNHNYPIASVSIQDVKSYLTVLYIYIGNWIFKEKGASSINGVIEDLATSEINRVLLWKWLKFGVAIKEDNNKLLNISTILINLNDIEKSLKQQQQQDDIKFTNNQHETIKRLIIQFLTSNQLIDFMPTLLYPYLLNLNKDIIILKSNL